From Tachysurus fulvidraco isolate hzauxx_2018 chromosome 10, HZAU_PFXX_2.0, whole genome shotgun sequence, one genomic window encodes:
- the man2c1 gene encoding alpha-mannosidase 2C1: MFHLPVLKNRRTLLERAEKFISDVYFTDCNLRGKLYGEICALESLSVFQTPKRISYSEAVLQNFQPCNIGDAFGPTWWTCWFKVVLKIPKEWKGKEVHLRWESDGEGMVWRDQEPVQGLTKEGEKTSYILTECLNQNEPHSMTLYVELACNGLFGAGNGSMIAAPDLNRKYTLHKAELVVFNKDVQELLTDFEMLVDIVKVLGEGDQRGYQALFTANEMVNLCDPNNPSTFSSARNLAQKFFRQKNGQSQHIVHAMGHCHIDTAWLWPYEETIRKCARSWVTAVRLMEKNPEFIFTCSQAQQFHWVKNWYPGLFSQIQHFVQKGQFIPVGGTWVEMDGNLPSGESMVRQFLEGQNFFKAEFGQYCKEFWLPDTFGYSAQIPQIMQGCGISHFLTQKLSWNLINTFPHSTFFWEGIDGSQVLTHFPPGNSYGMMGKVEDLFNTVKNNKDKGRANHSAVLFGFGDGGGGPTQVMLDRLQRVQDSDGLPRVHMSSPDRLFSELQADSGLLCNWSGELFLELHNGTYTTQAKLKLGNRRCEALLHDIEVASCLAMCTSPSFIYPAKELQNLWRLLLLNQFHDVIPGSCIEMVVEDALKYYDEIQMTGSRLLLSACDELISSPQIGAGSRTAVLNTLSWERTEVIELPGEGTQRKLVLVKAPSVGIAPLTESSEPATVVSVTVQPDGNVRMENGLLKAVLDKTGRLMSLLHVQTNRESISEGCFGNQFVLFDDIPLYWDAWDVMDYHLQTRKPVVDLKRSAEVLSSGGLRGSVTFSLCISGQSTITQEVILDANCPYIKFNTKVDWAEAHRFLKVEFPVQVRSSNATYEIQFGHLQRPTHRNTSWDWARFEVWGHKWTDLSEHGFGVALLNDCKYGHSVHQNVMTLSLLRASKSPDANADMGHHQFTYAIMPHKGSFQDASVTQHAYNLNFPLRLIPDVNTSNPWSAFSISSAAVIMETIKQAEGRKNILVVRLYESFGSSVTAVLSTSLPVQEAWHCDLLERPGRPASITDSEISLTFKPFQIVSLLLQLH, translated from the exons ATGTTTCACCTGCCCGTACTTAAGAACAGACGGACTCTTCTGGAGCGCGCAGAAAAGTTTATTTCAGATGTGTATTTTACCGACTGCAATCTCAGGGGAAA ACTTTATGGAGAAATCTGTGCACTTGAGTCTCTCTCAGTGTTTCAGACTCCAAAACGCATCTCATACTCAGAGGCAGTTCTGCAAAACTTTCAGCCTTGCAATATTGGTGATGCATTTGGTCCCAC GTGGTGGActtgctggttcaaagttgtcTTAAAAATTCCAAAGGAGTGGAAAGGGAAAGAGGTCCATCTGAGATGGGAGAGTGATGGAGAGGGAATGGTTTGGCGAGACCAAGAGCCGGTCCAG GGTTTGAccaaagaaggagaaaagacGAGCTACATCCTGACTGAGTGCTTAAACCAGAATGAACCCCACAG CATGACCCTGTATGTAGAATTAGCGTGTAATGGATTATTCGGTGCTGGAAACGGTTCCATGATAGCTGCCCCGGACCTGAACAGGAAGTACACTCTTCATAAGGCTGAGCTTGTAGTTTTTAATAAAGATGTGCAGGAGCTTCTCACTGACTTTGAGATGCTTGTGGACATTGTTAAG GTGCTAGGTGAAGGAGACCAACGTGGCTATCAAGCTTTGTTTACAGCGAATGAGATGGTAAATCTGTGTGACCCAAACAATCCCAGCACCTTCTCTTCGGCCCGCAACCTGGCACAAAAATTCTTCAGGCAGAAGAATGGACAAAGCCAACACATTGTGCATGCCATGGGCCACTGTCACATTGACACAG cCTGGCTGTGGCCATATGAAGAGACCATCAGGAAATGTGCACGCAGCTGGGTCACAGCAGTTCGCTTGATGGAGAAGAACCCAGAGTTTATCTTTACTTGCTCCCAG GCACAGCAGTTTCATTGGGTGAAGAACTGGTACCCAGGCCTTTTCTCCCAGATCCAGCACTTTGTGCAGAAAGGACAGTTTATTCCAGTTGGAGGCACCTGGGTGGAGATG gaTGGCAACTTGCCTTCTGGTGAGTCTATGGTCAGGCAATTTCTAGAAGGACAGAATTTTTTCAAAGCAGAATTTGGACAATACTGCAAAGAG TTCTGGTTACCTGATACTTTTGGCTACTCTGCACAGATCCCTCAGATAATGCAAGGCTGTGgtatctctcactttctcactcagAAATTAAGCTGGAATCTCATCAACACATTTCCA CACAGCACTTTCTTTTGGGAGGGCATTGATGGATCCCAAGTGCTAACTCACTTTCCACCTGGGAACTCCTATGGGATGATGGGAAAAGTTGAAGAT CTATTCAACACTGTcaagaacaacaaagacaaagGGCGAGCAAATCACAGTGCAGTGCTGTTTGGGTTTGGTGATGGAGGCGGCGGACCTACCCAGGTCATGCTGGACCGCTTGCAGCGTGTACAGGATTCAGATGGTCTTCCCAG GGTTCATATGTCCAGTCCAGATCGTCTCTTCTCTGAGCTTCAGGCTGACTCTGGTCTCTTGTGTAACTGGTCTGGTGAGCTCTTTCTAGAGCTGCACAACGGCACATACACTACTCAGGCAAAG CTAAAGCTAGGGAATCGCCGGTGTGAGGCCTTACTGCATGACATTGAGGTGGCCAGCTGCTTGGCAATGTGTACAAGCCCAAGTTTCATATACCCAGCAAAAGAGCTTCAAAACTTATGGAG ACTTCTTCTGCTCAACCAGTTTCATGATGTCATTCCTGGCAGCTGCATTGAGATGGTGGTAGAAGATGCACTAAAATATTATGATG aaaTTCAAATGACTGGCTCCAGACTCCTGCTTTCTGCCTGTGATGAGCTAATATCTAGTCCACAGATAGGAGCAGGCTCCAGGACAGCTGTTCTCAACACACTCTCTTGGGAGCGCACTGAAGTCATAGAACTGCCTGGAGAGGGCACTCAGAGAAAGCTCG TCCTGGTGAAAGCACCTAGCGTGGGAATAGCTCCACTCACAGAGTCTTCTGAGCCTGCGACTGTAGTGTCTGTAACAGTGCAG CCTGATGGTAATGTCAGAATGGAGAACGGACTTTTGAAGGCCGTCTTGGATAAAACGGGCCGTTTGATGTCCCTGCTTCATGTGCAGACAAACCG AGAGTCCATTTCTGAGGGCTGTTTTGGAAatcagtttgtgttgtttgatGACATTCCTTTATACTGGGATGCATGGGATGTGATGGACTACCATCTTCAGACCAG GAAGCCGGTAGTGGATTTGAAACGTTCTGCTGAAGTGCTGAGCTCCGGAGGACTGCGAGGAAGCGTGACCTTCTCCCTGTGCATTAGTGGGCAGAGTACCATCACTCAGGAAGTCATACTGGATGCCAACTGTCCCTACATCAAGTTTAACACAAAG GTGGATTGGGCAGAGGCACATAGATTCCTCAAGGTGGAGTTTCCTGTGCAGGTTCGCAGTTCTAATGCCACATACGAGATTCAGTTTGGTCACCTGCAGAGACCTACACACCGAAACACTTCCTGGGACTGGGCTCGCTTTGAG GTGTGGGGCCATAAATGGACTGATCTCTCAGAACATGGCTTTGGAGTGGCTCTTCTAAATGACTGCAAATATGGGCACTCTGTTCACCAGAATGTCATGACGTTATCATT ACTGCGAGCATCAAAATCTCCTGATGCCAATGCAGATATGGGGCATCATCAGTTTACATACGCAATCATGCCACACAAGG GCTCTTTTCAGGATGCGTCAGTCACACAACACGCCTACAACCTTAACTTTCCGCTTCGTCTGATTCCTGACGTCAATACTAGCAATCCCTGGAGCGCATTCAGCATAAGTTCAGCAGCGGTCATCATGGAAACTATCAAACAG GCTGAGGGAAGGAAGAACATCCTTGTTGTCCGTCTGTATGAGTCTTTCGGAAGCAGTGTCACTGCAGTTCTGTCTACTTCCCTTCCAGTGCAAGAGGCTTGGCA TTGTGACTTGCTGGAGCGCCCTGGTCGTCCTGCTTCGATCACAGACTCTGAGATCTCCCTCACTTTTAAACCGTTTCAGATCGTCTCACTGCTATTACAGCTACACTGA
- the neil1 gene encoding endonuclease 8-like 1: MPEGPELYLASVFVNTACAGVLFTGSVEKSEVSKGVEVQFSSDSYQITATSRGKEVRLTLTPIKTDTRGESRSGPNQAPMDVVFRFGMSGYFSFTAKSELPKHSHLRFYTKEDPQRVLSFVDVRRFGSWQPDGHWQKDRGPCVILEYKSFREKVLSNLADKAFDRPVCEALLNQKYFNGIGNYLRAEILYRLRIPPFVKARTALEGLKPQNENTMNVKEEPRTEAEEKAGVDEKKTESQDLLSLCHTVPLEVVNLGGKGYDPQKRDYTKLISWMQCYSVEGMNSARDINGRTIWFKGVPGPMAPKASKSQKAKRKIKKSDNTDTKKEKLEKEAGAGERLKDVANKRGNTRQQKASKSGPERDDNRKRPNTRSSTGLQQTKAETTRRQKANTKAKATSKSRKKSSRTA; this comes from the exons ATGCCTGAGGGTCCTGAGCTGTACTTGGCCAGTGTGTTTGTGAACACAGCATGTGCAGGTGTGTTGTTCACCGGCTCTGTGGAGAAGTCAGAGGTGAGTAAAGGAGTCGAGGTGCAGTTCAGCAGCGATTCTTACCAAATCACCGCCACGTCCAGAGGGAAAGAAGTGCGACTCACACTGACTCCGATCAAAACTGACACACGAGGGGAAAGCAGATCAGGACCGAATCAGGCGCCTATGGATGTGGTCTTCCGGTTTGGTATGTCCGGTTATTTCAGCTTCACGGCGAAATCAGAACTCCCAAAACATTCCCATCTGCGATTTTACACCAAGGAGGATCCTCAGAGAGTCCTGAGCTTCGTCGATGTCCGCAGGTTTGGCAGCTGGCAGCCTGATGGGCACTGGCAGAAAGACCGAGGCCCATGTGTCATTTTGGAGTACAAGAGCTTCAG gGAGAAAGTTTTGTCCAATTTGGCCGACAAAGCATTTGACAGGCCAGTGTGTGAGGCTCTCTTAAATCAGAAGTACTTCAATGGAATTGGCAACTACCTTCGAGCAGAGATTCTGTACag ATTAAGGATTCCTCCCTTTGTGAAAGCAAGGACCGCATTGGAGGGACTGAAACcacaaaatgaaaacacaatgaATGTTAAAGAGGAGCCCAGAACAGAGGCGGAAGAG AAAGCTGGTGTGGATGAGAAGAAAACTGAGAGTCAagatcttctctctctctgtcacactgtACCACTCGAAGTGGTTAATCTGG GTGGAAAAGGTTATGACCCACAAAAGAGAGATTACACAAAATTGATTTCCTGGatgcagtgttacagtgtcGAAGGGATGAATTCAGCAAGAGACATTAATGGAAGAACTATATGGTTTAAG GGTGTTCCTGGTCCAATGGCCCCTAAAG CATCCAAATCTcagaaagcaaaaagaaaaataaagaaaagtgacAATACAGATACAAAGAAG GAAAAGCTTGAAAAGGAAGCAGGAGCTGGAGAAAGGTTGAAGGATGTGGCCAACAAAAGGGGCAATACCAGACAGCAGAAAGCCAGCAAGTCTGGACCAGAAAGAGATGATAACAGAAAAAGACCAAACACACGCAGTTCAACAG GGCTACAGCAAACCAAAGCTGAGACTACAAGAAGACAAAAAGCTAACACTAAAGCGAAGGCCACCAGCAAATCTCGTAAGAAGAGCAGTAGAACTGCTTAG